From a single Candidatus Poribacteria bacterium genomic region:
- the tatC gene encoding twin-arginine translocase subunit TatC produces MRRRAASPEGSMTFLEHLDELRTRLIRSLIALGVGVALAFPFRKQLYNLLLTPQNMRLQNVFAGIIERIGNLGIGSDTTRFLELWLRANASDTTHFVPNFRSPMEPFTALFKLCIAAGIVLASPIILYQVWAFVLPALKHREKRVALPLFVVMTAFFLFGVAFAFLVAAPLLLEMSANLWRSSDIVLKPENLWTFDEYIGFLMQLVLAFGIAFELPLVMAFLARMGIMQPGTFREHRRYAILILVIVSAVLTPGDVVPMAMMAGPLLALYEIGILMASYAARRRMRAARAAGELADGSG; encoded by the coding sequence TTGCGGCGCAGAGCTGCCAGTCCTGAAGGCTCGATGACGTTTCTCGAGCACCTGGATGAGCTCAGAACGCGTCTCATTCGCTCCCTGATCGCCCTCGGCGTGGGGGTCGCGCTCGCGTTCCCCTTCCGAAAGCAGCTCTACAACCTGCTGCTCACGCCCCAGAACATGCGCCTGCAGAACGTCTTCGCGGGCATCATCGAGCGCATCGGCAACCTGGGAATCGGCTCCGACACGACGCGCTTCCTCGAGCTCTGGCTCCGAGCCAACGCCTCCGACACGACCCACTTCGTCCCCAACTTCCGCAGCCCGATGGAGCCGTTCACAGCTCTGTTCAAGCTGTGCATCGCGGCGGGGATCGTGCTGGCGTCGCCGATCATTCTCTACCAGGTCTGGGCGTTCGTCCTTCCGGCGCTGAAGCACCGCGAGAAGCGCGTCGCTCTGCCCCTCTTCGTCGTGATGACCGCCTTCTTCCTGTTCGGCGTGGCGTTCGCATTCCTCGTCGCCGCGCCGCTCTTGCTCGAGATGTCGGCGAATCTGTGGCGTTCGAGCGATATCGTTCTCAAGCCGGAGAACCTGTGGACGTTCGACGAGTACATCGGCTTCCTGATGCAGCTCGTCCTTGCGTTCGGAATCGCGTTTGAACTACCTTTGGTGATGGCGTTCCTGGCGCGCATGGGCATCATGCAGCCCGGCACGTTCCGCGAGCATCGTCGCTATGCCATCCTGATCCTCGTCATCGTCTCAGCGGTCCTCACCCCAGGCGATGTCGTCCCCATGGCGATGATGGCAGGTCCCCTGCTCGCGCTCTACGAGATCGGCATCCTGATGGCGTCTTACGCGGCGCGTCGGCGTATGCGTGCCGCACGAGCGGCTGGAGAACTCGCGGATGGCTCCGGATAG
- a CDS encoding twin-arginine translocase TatA/TatE family subunit codes for MPFNLGPLEITLIIVIVLLFFGPKRLPDMARSVGQAIQEFKKAGKSVQNEITSAIEDNDTPKTTASANKTETPPKAS; via the coding sequence ATGCCTTTCAATCTGGGTCCGCTGGAGATCACTCTCATCATCGTGATCGTCCTGCTGTTCTTCGGTCCCAAGCGACTGCCGGACATGGCGCGGTCCGTCGGGCAGGCGATTCAGGAGTTCAAGAAGGCGGGCAAGTCGGTACAGAACGAGATCACCAGCGCCATCGAAGACAACGACACCCCGAAGACCACCGCGTCCGCCAACAAGACCGAAACCCCGCCCAAGGCATCGTAG